One stretch of Paenibacillus sp. FSL R5-0341 DNA includes these proteins:
- the cysC gene encoding adenylyl-sulfate kinase, whose product MSKEERNITWQSSTINRQDREKHNGHRSRAIWFTGLSGAGKSSLAFALEQYLYDQGVRCYVLDGDNVRHGLNRDLGFTAGDRQENLRRIGEVSKLMLDAGLFVLSAFISPHEQDREMVRQLFEPDDFIEIYVHCSIEECERRDPKGLYKKARNGDIPHFTGISAPYDVPKSPSFIIDTEQWSIEDAVQEIVQHLEQIGALQLPLPSNSALVH is encoded by the coding sequence ATGTCAAAGGAAGAGCGCAACATAACCTGGCAATCATCCACCATCAACAGACAAGACCGGGAGAAACATAATGGACACCGTAGTCGTGCCATCTGGTTTACCGGGTTATCGGGTGCAGGAAAGTCATCCCTTGCATTTGCCCTGGAGCAGTATCTCTACGACCAAGGCGTGCGTTGTTATGTTCTAGACGGGGATAATGTGCGCCATGGACTGAACCGGGATCTCGGTTTTACAGCTGGGGATCGTCAAGAAAATCTGCGGCGAATTGGTGAAGTGTCGAAGTTAATGCTAGATGCCGGGCTGTTCGTCCTTTCAGCCTTTATCTCTCCTCATGAACAGGATCGGGAGATGGTTAGACAGCTATTTGAACCGGATGATTTCATTGAAATCTATGTGCACTGTTCGATTGAAGAATGTGAGCGCCGTGATCCCAAGGGCCTGTACAAAAAAGCCCGAAATGGTGACATCCCACATTTTACAGGCATTTCTGCCCCCTATGATGTACCCAAATCTCCTTCATTCATTATCGATACGGAGCAATGGTCCATTGAGGACGCTGTGCAGGAGATCGTACAGCATTTGGAACAGATCGGTGCTCTTCAACTGCCGCTTCCTTCCAATTCAGCACTGGTTCATTAA
- the pdaA gene encoding delta-lactam-biosynthetic de-N-acetylase, which yields MKRMVLYILLGLLSISMVPAQAEASPVTGAYHFGFKKSQNGQLPSIDQEGFKSILQHNDAIFLGDTKQKELYLTFDNGYENGFTPAILDVLRAKKVPAAFFVTGHYLKDQPELVKRMAAEGHIVGNHSWSHPDMTRISNEKLRVELDKVKSEVNRLTGQQATFLRPPRGIFNNRTLAESHAQGYVNVFWSVAYKDWDTNVQRGAQYAHQQVLKQLHPGAVILLHSVSKDNTEALGSIIDEARKQGYAFKSLDDLRTKSY from the coding sequence ATGAAGCGAATGGTTCTATACATACTGTTGGGGCTATTATCCATCAGTATGGTACCGGCACAGGCTGAAGCATCGCCGGTTACCGGAGCTTATCACTTTGGCTTCAAGAAAAGTCAAAATGGTCAGTTGCCCTCCATTGACCAGGAAGGCTTTAAATCGATTTTACAACATAACGATGCCATTTTCTTGGGGGATACGAAGCAGAAGGAATTGTATCTCACGTTTGATAACGGGTATGAGAATGGGTTCACACCTGCCATACTGGATGTTTTGCGTGCCAAGAAGGTGCCTGCGGCTTTCTTTGTGACTGGTCATTATCTCAAGGATCAACCTGAGTTGGTCAAACGCATGGCGGCTGAAGGTCATATTGTGGGTAACCATTCATGGAGCCATCCAGATATGACCCGCATCTCCAATGAGAAGCTTAGGGTGGAACTGGATAAGGTCAAGTCGGAAGTGAATCGGCTAACGGGTCAACAAGCGACCTTTTTGCGGCCACCTCGTGGAATTTTTAACAATCGTACGCTCGCAGAGAGTCATGCCCAAGGGTATGTGAATGTGTTCTGGTCTGTTGCGTATAAAGACTGGGATACGAATGTGCAGCGTGGTGCACAATATGCTCATCAGCAGGTGTTGAAACAGCTGCATCCGGGGGCTGTCATTTTGCTTCATTCGGTATCCAAAGACAACACGGAAGCTCTGGGTTCCATTATCGATGAGGCGCGTAAGCAAGGATATGCTTTTAAAAGTCTGGATGATTTGCGGACCAAAAGTTATTGA
- a CDS encoding DegV family protein, with amino-acid sequence MSRIKIFADSTSDLAPQWIQQHDIGIIPLYVVFGEESLKDGAEIKPEQLYERVSQDGRLPKTAAPSPADFMTAFQPYIDQGDEILYISLSSELSSTYQNARLASSEFPEGRISVIDSQNLSSGIALMVMKAVHAADKGQNLTQITHLIEAMKPNVRTEFVIDTLEYLHKGGRCSGMQNLIGSLLKIRPVIRVTDGKMAPAYKVRGKREKALEQMLQNTLSAKEQIDPDLLIVVHTMAEEDALDLQKSLQEQTGARVELTTAGCVICSHCGPKTIGIIYNTVI; translated from the coding sequence ATGTCACGAATCAAAATTTTTGCGGACAGCACAAGTGATCTGGCTCCCCAATGGATCCAGCAACACGATATCGGCATCATCCCCTTGTATGTGGTGTTCGGTGAAGAATCACTGAAAGACGGTGCTGAGATTAAGCCTGAACAGCTATATGAACGTGTCAGCCAAGATGGGCGTCTTCCCAAAACAGCTGCACCTTCACCCGCTGATTTCATGACGGCATTTCAACCTTACATAGACCAAGGGGATGAAATTCTATATATCAGTTTATCCTCTGAACTTTCCTCTACCTACCAAAATGCACGATTAGCGAGTTCCGAGTTTCCGGAAGGTCGAATTTCCGTCATCGACTCACAGAATCTCTCATCCGGAATTGCTCTTATGGTGATGAAAGCAGTACATGCGGCCGATAAAGGACAAAACCTGACTCAGATTACACACCTGATTGAGGCAATGAAACCAAATGTGCGCACGGAGTTTGTCATTGATACACTGGAGTATCTGCACAAAGGCGGGCGTTGTTCAGGCATGCAGAACCTGATTGGCAGTCTGTTGAAGATACGCCCTGTTATCCGAGTAACGGATGGCAAGATGGCACCTGCCTATAAAGTGCGCGGAAAACGGGAGAAAGCCCTCGAACAAATGCTGCAAAACACGCTCAGCGCGAAGGAACAGATTGATCCCGACCTGCTAATCGTTGTGCATACCATGGCTGAAGAGGATGCGCTCGACCTGCAGAAGTCTTTGCAAGAACAGACGGGTGCCCGGGTGGAACTAACCACTGCTGGGTGTGTAATATGCAGTCACTGCGGTCCCAAAACGATTGGAATTATCTATAATACAGTTATATAG
- a CDS encoding DUF423 domain-containing protein gives MQRRWMMLGAVMTMLSVAIGAFGAHMLKDTIGPAAIATYETGVQYHMIHAVALLIIGLTAGQLGASAKLKWAARLLFIGIIVFSGSLYVLSISGIKILGAITPIGGVAFIAGWLLLALDVWQRGKDRS, from the coding sequence ATGCAACGAAGATGGATGATGCTTGGAGCTGTAATGACCATGTTATCGGTGGCAATCGGTGCGTTTGGCGCACACATGCTCAAGGATACAATTGGACCGGCGGCCATAGCTACATATGAGACGGGTGTGCAATATCACATGATTCATGCAGTGGCCTTGCTCATTATCGGCTTGACAGCGGGTCAGCTTGGGGCATCTGCGAAACTGAAATGGGCCGCGCGTCTGTTGTTTATCGGAATTATCGTGTTTTCGGGCAGCTTGTATGTGCTCAGTATTTCCGGTATCAAGATTCTGGGAGCCATCACACCGATTGGTGGGGTAGCCTTCATTGCCGGATGGTTGTTACTGGCATTAGATGTATGGCAGAGAGGTAAGGATCGCTCATGA
- a CDS encoding discoidin domain-containing protein: protein MATVGDQLALPESGWRRYDDTHVGLKYTGSWYKVTSTNYYNGSVNVTTRAADNNYVAFSFYGTKIRIVSDIAQDRHSDNTITVDGVTESFNTNKTGTGVLNAIVYEKTNLPLGFHTVTITVGHNRTNFIMDAIDIDETGYLYGHALTVPEDGWKRYDDAEPFISYTGFTQRNSAVTGAYEGKSSYNANGSAVGEVVFSFVGTKVRIISSTTNTSRAESVSVSIDGNVEMFTARSATNQVQTLVYEKQNLPYGTHTVKIFDFKGVLTGTTAAAFGLDAIDIDFDGWLVRSIGSEMLTPDEGWKRYDDSHPAFLYLGENWIFQTQTGTPTLYNATHHYSARGMGGNEVRFKFYGTKMRLISSIGVTFADDITVVIDGVSEKCSAKIAANAATTDERQRLTYEKTNLPLGFHEVKIISGTNGEWRLDIDAIDIDSTGRLYHPDEVTDPIDLTIGKRIRCYYSTNNGLVGNFAFFGQETAPLIATSAGAGGDLYFICVDKDPAGRLKLIADRNIQHSISWDTINASGVASGSGVPLPKKGYYVSMIPAMTSNTTPQGVAAASTTYSASLEAWKAFDKNTTDAGWLMENSKWNGAWISYTFPQPTVINKYGIKGPNSNASTDSAKSWRFEGSNDGTSWIVLDTKTNQPAWSAGEYREHVFTNKDTYKTYRLVFTANNGGAYVRTMAVDMFQLIEEDSMPSVGLSILRLPTGGINSSDKDNEWDMYIVNSTLNGTIIAGDDNVWNYSGGSSWTSTTNSAGSVNRTGRGASGNAGASGYNPTSYVAAATATGFRPLMAIEILPMIRSFIHHDGAYKKYQTEALTWNTISATLPSEDTFINDGMDDLSVLDRKNEEVVQTMTANGLLGTGKLFKGSIDLKKYFEITNVSVK, encoded by the coding sequence ATGGCTACAGTAGGAGATCAACTGGCACTGCCAGAATCAGGATGGAGACGATATGATGATACACATGTTGGTTTAAAGTATACAGGGAGTTGGTACAAAGTAACCAGCACAAATTACTATAATGGCAGTGTGAATGTAACGACTAGAGCGGCAGACAACAACTATGTGGCATTTTCTTTTTATGGAACTAAAATTAGAATCGTCTCTGATATTGCTCAAGATAGACATTCGGATAATACGATTACTGTAGATGGTGTAACGGAATCATTTAATACAAATAAAACAGGGACTGGTGTATTAAATGCAATCGTTTATGAAAAAACGAACTTACCTCTTGGATTTCACACAGTTACAATTACGGTAGGGCATAATCGTACTAACTTCATCATGGATGCTATAGATATTGATGAGACAGGTTACTTATATGGGCATGCTTTAACAGTACCTGAAGATGGTTGGAAAAGGTATGATGATGCTGAACCATTCATCAGCTACACGGGGTTTACTCAAAGAAACAGCGCCGTTACAGGTGCATATGAAGGGAAAAGCTCATATAATGCAAATGGATCTGCGGTAGGAGAAGTGGTTTTCTCTTTCGTAGGAACTAAGGTAAGAATTATCTCTTCAACTACCAATACAAGTAGAGCTGAGAGCGTATCTGTTTCTATTGATGGTAATGTTGAGATGTTTACAGCAAGAAGCGCCACGAATCAAGTACAAACGCTTGTATATGAAAAGCAAAATCTACCTTACGGGACGCATACTGTGAAGATTTTCGACTTCAAGGGTGTGCTGACTGGAACTACTGCCGCCGCTTTCGGTCTAGACGCTATAGACATTGATTTCGATGGGTGGCTAGTAAGATCAATTGGATCTGAGATGTTAACACCAGATGAAGGATGGAAGAGATATGATGATAGTCATCCTGCTTTTCTTTATCTCGGAGAGAATTGGATATTTCAAACTCAAACAGGAACGCCAACTCTGTACAATGCAACCCACCACTATTCTGCCAGAGGAATGGGCGGCAATGAAGTTAGGTTTAAATTTTACGGAACGAAAATGAGACTAATATCAAGTATAGGTGTCACTTTTGCAGATGATATTACAGTCGTCATTGATGGAGTTAGTGAGAAATGTAGTGCAAAAATAGCGGCGAATGCGGCAACAACAGATGAAAGACAGCGGCTAACTTACGAAAAAACTAATCTGCCATTAGGTTTCCATGAAGTTAAGATTATCAGTGGAACTAACGGAGAGTGGAGATTAGATATTGATGCAATTGATATCGATTCCACAGGTCGTTTATATCATCCAGACGAAGTAACTGATCCGATAGATCTCACTATTGGCAAGCGAATTCGCTGTTACTATTCTACAAATAATGGATTGGTGGGAAATTTTGCGTTCTTTGGTCAAGAGACAGCGCCACTTATTGCAACTTCTGCTGGTGCAGGTGGAGACTTGTATTTTATTTGTGTAGACAAAGATCCTGCTGGTCGATTGAAACTTATTGCAGATAGAAACATACAGCATAGTATTAGTTGGGATACGATAAATGCAAGCGGTGTTGCTTCTGGTAGTGGGGTTCCGCTTCCGAAGAAAGGATACTATGTGAGCATGATTCCAGCAATGACATCCAATACAACTCCTCAAGGTGTAGCGGCGGCAAGTACAACTTACAGTGCATCCCTTGAAGCATGGAAGGCGTTTGATAAAAACACCACTGATGCAGGATGGCTCATGGAGAATAGCAAGTGGAACGGAGCTTGGATCAGCTATACATTCCCACAACCAACAGTTATTAATAAATATGGCATAAAAGGACCGAATTCTAATGCAAGTACGGATAGCGCTAAGAGTTGGAGGTTCGAAGGATCTAATGATGGAACTAGTTGGATTGTGCTAGACACCAAGACCAATCAACCAGCATGGTCAGCAGGAGAATATCGGGAGCATGTGTTCACTAATAAAGATACTTATAAAACATATCGCCTAGTATTCACTGCAAATAATGGTGGAGCATACGTTCGAACGATGGCAGTTGACATGTTTCAATTGATCGAAGAAGACTCAATGCCAAGTGTAGGTTTATCAATTCTTCGACTCCCTACTGGTGGTATTAATTCTAGTGACAAAGATAACGAGTGGGATATGTACATTGTAAACTCAACACTAAATGGAACGATCATTGCTGGTGACGATAACGTGTGGAATTATAGTGGTGGATCTTCGTGGACTTCCACTACAAATAGCGCTGGTTCGGTAAACAGAACTGGGCGAGGTGCAAGTGGCAATGCAGGAGCAAGCGGATATAATCCAACCTCTTATGTTGCGGCGGCAACTGCTACTGGATTTAGACCATTGATGGCGATTGAAATTCTTCCAATGATCAGATCGTTCATCCATCATGATGGAGCGTATAAGAAATACCAAACTGAAGCTTTAACTTGGAATACAATTTCAGCAACGTTACCATCAGAAGACACTTTTATTAATGACGGAATGGATGATCTCTCTGTATTAGATAGAAAAAACGAAGAGGTCGTTCAGACTATGACTGCCAATGGATTACTAGGAACAGGTAAATTGTTCAAAGGAAGTATCGATCTGAAAAAGTATTTTGAAATAACGAACGTAAGTGTGAAGTAG
- a CDS encoding LamG domain-containing protein — MVNHNPLYTQYLMDKCGVAWFKMNESAGNLMDSKGSFVGVNNSTSVVSGFSGNGRSFNGTSSYISFPSGMIPLGRKSVRFKIKLSTEGINNYSWILSSGHNGESSFNILLDFRSASKGIRFTLRDASGTTGEIYTIVTNYFVDNQWHDYLFTWDGTTNVNGVKVYCDGIISSTETAKKNETAIINKPLILGNIPALGSAEYFNGQLDELEIYNDVIHPFASKILLSSGDKYYSKVKQINDKSSVPTMNSNVSPSGIASASSIYSVSYEPWRVFNGVNISNLDCWITNNVKTGWLMYKFEKSKQIVKYSITSRNDASFRGDLKRWTFEGSADGVVWDVLDNRINEREWIQNESRSYYILDYEKAYLYYRINVIETHAVGNAAYITIGMLSFYEHMSDVMLKLSDDSEGNFMKYGLDGKIKFFSETVEKYSSISSSDSLLSSGKTFEHLIDMSKRRVDKITLG, encoded by the coding sequence GTGGTAAATCATAATCCTCTTTATACACAGTATTTAATGGACAAGTGTGGGGTTGCATGGTTTAAGATGAACGAATCTGCTGGAAATTTGATGGATAGTAAAGGTTCGTTTGTTGGAGTCAATAATTCAACATCTGTAGTTTCTGGATTCAGTGGAAATGGTAGGTCATTTAATGGCACTAGTAGCTATATAAGTTTTCCATCCGGAATGATTCCTTTGGGCAGAAAGAGTGTTCGTTTTAAAATAAAACTTTCTACCGAAGGTATAAATAATTATTCATGGATACTTTCAAGTGGTCATAATGGAGAATCTTCTTTTAACATTCTTTTGGATTTTAGAAGTGCGTCTAAAGGTATTAGATTTACATTAAGAGACGCATCTGGAACTACAGGCGAAATATACACCATTGTCACTAACTATTTTGTTGACAATCAGTGGCATGATTATTTATTTACTTGGGATGGAACTACTAATGTTAATGGTGTGAAAGTATATTGTGATGGCATCATTTCCAGCACTGAAACAGCAAAGAAAAATGAAACTGCCATCATCAATAAACCTTTGATTTTAGGAAATATTCCCGCATTGGGTAGTGCAGAGTATTTTAACGGTCAATTAGATGAGCTAGAGATTTACAATGATGTTATTCATCCTTTTGCTAGTAAAATCTTACTTTCGTCAGGTGATAAGTATTATTCCAAAGTTAAACAAATAAACGATAAATCATCCGTTCCTACAATGAATTCCAATGTATCTCCATCAGGTATTGCGAGTGCAAGTAGCATTTATAGTGTAAGTTATGAACCATGGAGAGTATTTAATGGTGTTAATATTAGCAATCTTGACTGTTGGATTACTAACAATGTGAAAACTGGCTGGTTGATGTACAAGTTTGAAAAAAGTAAACAAATAGTGAAATATTCAATAACCTCTAGGAATGACGCTTCTTTTAGAGGAGATTTGAAAAGATGGACTTTCGAGGGAAGCGCAGACGGAGTTGTTTGGGATGTATTAGACAACAGAATTAATGAACGCGAATGGATTCAAAATGAAAGTAGAAGTTATTATATTTTAGACTATGAAAAAGCTTATTTATATTACAGGATAAACGTTATCGAGACACATGCAGTCGGTAACGCGGCTTATATCACAATCGGTATGTTATCATTTTATGAGCATATGTCTGATGTAATGTTGAAATTATCTGATGATTCAGAAGGAAATTTTATGAAATACGGTTTAGATGGTAAAATTAAGTTTTTTTCTGAAACTGTTGAAAAATACAGTTCTATAAGTAGTTCTGATTCATTGCTAAGTTCAGGAAAAACTTTTGAGCACTTAATTGATATGTCAAAACGCCGAGTGGATAAAATTACACTTGGCTAA